A genome region from Cyanobacteria bacterium GSL.Bin1 includes the following:
- a CDS encoding IS4/IS5 family transposase, protein KIEQEVSSFYLIDEISATYRGMMIAIPPQEWEIFASMGLIEFSKLLLDLANRINLGLAELS, encoded by the coding sequence AAAAAATTGAACAAGAAGTTTCGAGTTTCTATCTCATCGATGAAATTAGCGCAACCTATCGTGGCATGATGATCGCTATTCCACCTCAAGAATGGGAAATTTTCGCATCAATGGGTCTGATAGAGTTTAGTAAACTTCTTCTAGATTTAGCCAATCGCATTAATTTAGGGCTTGCTGAATTAAGCTGA
- a CDS encoding glycosyltransferase: MKIAVIGSKGLPPRQGGIEHHCAEIYHRIAAKGHEVTVFARSSYINWLFNVPFFHKDVRISTLGSVPRLGFNSAFFYKDVQIASLPSVPLRGIDALVNSGLAATIASLRQFDIIHFHALGPAIFSWLPRLVNSKAKVVVTCHGIDWQRAKWGKLSTHLIKFGEKATVRYAHEIGVVSEDLGTYFQKKYNRQTTYISNAPSHYSQSDPAFPFGKSQGLAPGRYLLFLGRLVPEKQPDLLIRAFQKLLPIDWKLVFVGGISDTWDYYMQLRRLSNLNPNILFMGELQGERLAEIVRGAGLFILPSKIEGLPLALLEAMQEGIPVLASDLPVHRQLLGSNRGVLFKEGNVDHCAQTLDWAIQNPTLMQQMANRATEYVQQHHNWDSIAENWLALYEKLIGVSSFVKSPIP, translated from the coding sequence ATGAAAATTGCTGTCATTGGTTCTAAGGGGCTACCCCCGCGTCAGGGAGGAATAGAGCACCACTGTGCCGAGATTTATCACCGTATTGCTGCCAAAGGTCATGAAGTCACAGTTTTTGCCCGTTCTTCTTATATTAATTGGCTTTTCAATGTCCCCTTTTTTCACAAAGATGTTCGGATCTCTACTCTCGGCTCTGTTCCCCGATTAGGGTTTAATAGTGCTTTTTTTTATAAAGATGTGCAGATCGCTAGTCTTCCCTCTGTTCCCTTACGAGGAATAGATGCACTCGTGAATTCCGGATTAGCTGCAACGATTGCTAGTTTGCGACAATTTGACATTATCCATTTTCATGCTTTAGGCCCTGCTATATTTAGCTGGCTTCCCCGTTTAGTCAACTCCAAGGCAAAGGTTGTCGTAACCTGCCATGGAATAGACTGGCAGCGCGCGAAATGGGGAAAACTCTCTACTCATTTAATTAAATTCGGCGAAAAAGCGACGGTAAGATATGCCCATGAAATTGGTGTTGTGTCAGAGGATTTAGGTACTTACTTTCAAAAGAAATACAACCGTCAAACCACATATATCAGCAACGCTCCCTCTCACTATTCACAATCTGATCCAGCGTTTCCCTTTGGAAAGAGTCAGGGACTAGCACCAGGACGTTATTTGCTGTTTTTAGGACGACTCGTTCCAGAAAAGCAGCCTGATTTATTAATTCGAGCATTTCAGAAACTTCTACCCATCGATTGGAAATTGGTTTTTGTCGGCGGTATTAGCGACACCTGGGATTACTATATGCAACTCCGGCGGTTGAGTAATCTCAATCCTAATATTCTTTTTATGGGAGAGCTTCAGGGTGAGCGTTTGGCTGAAATTGTTAGAGGTGCGGGTTTATTTATCTTACCTTCAAAAATTGAAGGACTGCCGCTAGCCCTGTTAGAAGCGATGCAGGAAGGAATTCCTGTGCTGGCTAGTGATCTTCCTGTGCATCGTCAACTTTTGGGGAGTAACCGAGGGGTGCTCTTTAAAGAAGGCAACGTTGATCATTGTGCCCAAACTCTAGATTGGGCGATCCAAAACCCTACCTTAATGCAACAAATGGCAAACCGAGCAACAGAGTATGTGCAGCAACATCACAACTGGGATTCTATAGCGGAAAATTGGTTAGCGCTTTATGAGAAATTAATAGGAGTCTCTTCCTTCGTTAAAAGTCCTATCCCTTAG